CGTGATGATACGGGATCTTGCAAATCAAGCAAATGATACGAGATAAAACTCTGTCACGATCTAAATCGGCGGCATCTTCAAGTCGATATGTCGCCGTTGCAGCAAGTTTAAACGTTCTTCTAAATTACCCCAATGTTTCATCATCAGTTCATCCATTAGTCCTGATGTGTCAGCTTGGATAAGTGCTGATTCTAGAAGTGAGTGTAACTGTGGGTTGTCTTTATTGACGTAAATAAAAAAGTCATTGTGGTACTCAAATAATAAGTGCTGCTCAATGACGAGATCTGGGTAGCGAGCGTGTTCGTGTAGGATTTCGTTGACCCCTCTTGAAAAGTACTCAAAGTGACGTCGGCCACTGGCTAGCATATTGAAAATTTTGCTCTTATCACCACTAAACTCGATATAAGGCAACTGATTATATTGCCAAACAGTTGCATCAAACCAGCCTTCACCAAACCCACCAGTGAGTCCTGCGTTGATTAGATCTTGTTTTGTGTGAATATTATCGAATATACGTTGATGCTCAGGTGAAATAAGTAAAACACGCTTGCCAATTAACTCCCGAGTTAAGCCAACATTAACCCGTAAATAATTGGAATCTAAGAGACTTGATTGTAATCGAATGATTAAAGAAAGTTTATTTTCTGAGAAATATTTATCTTGTCGTTGTTGGTTCAATTTGCCTTGATAATTAATTTTGAGCGGTGTGCCAGCTTTAATAAGGGATTGCTGGATGAGTTCAAGGTAATATGCAAAGCTTGCTGGAGTGGTACTGGTTATTTTTATTTCTGTGGGTACTGGCAGCTGTTGAGTTGTTTGGTTGATGACTTCAGTGCTATAGACCCCATTGCTATAGGTAAGCGTCATCACCCACAAGCCGAACACGAATGAGAGACAATGTCGTCGTGCAAAGCAAGGTTGAAATACAATAAAACAAAAGCCCATAAAAGGTCACATAGTAAACCGATGAACTGTCAGTATAGCAAAGTACCTAATGGCTGTGCTATCTAAGATCACCACTACTGAGTATGGCGAATCAATGAATCGCGCATGATGACTTTAGGTTCAAATACATGCTGAATAGAGCCATTTTTTTGTTGGTAAACTTGCTTTAACATCAGTTTTGCCGCCATTTGGCTCATTGCCATAATAGGATTTTCGATGGTGGTCAAACGCGGATATAAATAGTTAGCAACAATTATGTTATCAAAGCCAATCACGGAAAGTTGATTCGGTAGGTCAAGGTTGAGTTTACGGCCATATTCCATCGCACCTGCGGCTGTTTCATCATTCGCGCAGCATAGTGCACTAAATGGGCGTCCCGTATTTGCAAAAGCGGCCATGCCTTGCTCACCGCCGGTTTCATTAAAGTCACCTTCGAAAAATAACGTATTTTCAAATATGATGTTGTACTGCGCCAGCGCTTGTTTATGACCTTCTAGTCGATGGCGAGCATCGGGCTTAAATAATGGCCCTGAAATATACGCGATATCGCGGTGGCCATGCTCTAGCAACGTTTTTGTCGCAAGATACCCGCCCAAACGGTTATCTAAACTAATACAGCGCTCAGCTAATTCAGGCACGAAGCGGCCAACCAAATACACGGGCACACTTTGTTTGCATAGAGTAATCAGGTAGTCATCGCTGACGGCTTCGACATGTAAAATGAGTGCATCACATTTACGGCTGAGTAAAAATTCAATGCCAGCTTGTTCTTTTTGCGCTTCGGAATGACCCGTTGTGATGATGACGTGTTTGCCTGCAGCACGCACTTCGGCTTCGATGCCACTCATCATTTGACCGAAATAAGGGCCATATAGCTCAGACACCAAAATACCAATACTATTACTGCGGTTTGAAGCCAGAGACTGTGCAACAGTATTTGGGCGATAACCAAGTTCGTCCATGGCGGCTTCGACTTTTTTACGCGTTTTGTCGCTGACATTTCCACTGTTGTTCATTACCCGTGATACTGTGGCTAATGACACTCCTGCCAATACGGACACATCATAAATCGTCGCCATGGAAGTCCCTGTTATAGATGGATTAATAAAAATTTAACTGGTCGCTAGCTTATCATGTTGAGCACGAAGATCACTGTTTTGTGGTAATTGATCATGCAGCTCGCTGACTTTTTGTTCTGTTAGGGTATAACGGGTCATAATGAGTGCAACCAACACTGAACCGAGTGCGGGATATAAAGTAAATGATAAAACGATCCCATCTAAGGTGGCTGTGGTTTGGCTGCTATCAGGTTGATAATCGTACCAAGCTAATAACCAACCGGCGCAGGCTCCGCCAATTGCGACGCCGAGTTTGATGAAAAATATCACCCCCGAGTAGACCAAACCTGTGACTCGCTGGCCGGTTTTAAATTCGCCATAATCGATAGTGTCGGCCATTTTTGCCCACAGTAATGGCGTGGCCATGTCTAAGAAAAATTTCCATAAAATAAAGGCTAGAAATGCCAGTGCAATTTGATGAGATTGTACAAAATACGCAAATGCACACATGACAGCTGCGATACTCTGCAGCCAAATGTACGCTTTGATTTTACAGACGCGCTTAGCCAATGGTTGTGCCAGTGCACAACCGAGCATGCTGGCCAATACTCCGGCGGTCATAAAGGCAGTGATTAAATCTTCGCGACCGAGGAAGTATTTGACGTAATAGACCGCTAAACTAAATTTTAACACTTGTCCGGTCAGTAAAAATAATGCCGCGATGCACAGAATACGCCATTGATCGTTTTGCCACAGTGCCGCGATGCCCGCTTTAAATTTTATTGGTGTATCAGGGGCCGCAATCCGCTCTTTGGTGCCTAAAAAACACAATAAAAAAAGCACCAAGCCAAGTGTGCTCATCACCACCATGGTAATTTGATACCCTTTGGCATTATCCCCTTGTCCAAAATAGGCCACCATCGGCATAGTGCAGGCGGCAACAATCACACCTCCGAGCATGCCAAAAACAAAGCGATATGCTTGCACACTAACACGCTCTGACTTATTTGCGGTCAATACCCCCCCTAAGGCGCAATATGGAATATTAATAGCGGTATAGGCAAGCATCAATAAGGTATAGGTAACAAAGGCATAA
This Pseudoalteromonas ulvae UL12 DNA region includes the following protein-coding sequences:
- a CDS encoding glycoside-pentoside-hexuronide (GPH):cation symporter, whose translation is MLTKKEKIAYGLGDTASNIIFQTVMMFLLLFYTDVVGLSPAVVGVLFLVVRVVDAITDPLMGALADKTHSKWGQFRPYLLWLALPFALISILAFSTPDFTGNSKIIYAFVTYTLLMLAYTAINIPYCALGGVLTANKSERVSVQAYRFVFGMLGGVIVAACTMPMVAYFGQGDNAKGYQITMVVMSTLGLVLFLLCFLGTKERIAAPDTPIKFKAGIAALWQNDQWRILCIAALFLLTGQVLKFSLAVYYVKYFLGREDLITAFMTAGVLASMLGCALAQPLAKRVCKIKAYIWLQSIAAVMCAFAYFVQSHQIALAFLAFILWKFFLDMATPLLWAKMADTIDYGEFKTGQRVTGLVYSGVIFFIKLGVAIGGACAGWLLAWYDYQPDSSQTTATLDGIVLSFTLYPALGSVLVALIMTRYTLTEQKVSELHDQLPQNSDLRAQHDKLATS
- a CDS encoding LacI family DNA-binding transcriptional regulator; protein product: MATIYDVSVLAGVSLATVSRVMNNSGNVSDKTRKKVEAAMDELGYRPNTVAQSLASNRSNSIGILVSELYGPYFGQMMSGIEAEVRAAGKHVIITTGHSEAQKEQAGIEFLLSRKCDALILHVEAVSDDYLITLCKQSVPVYLVGRFVPELAERCISLDNRLGGYLATKTLLEHGHRDIAYISGPLFKPDARHRLEGHKQALAQYNIIFENTLFFEGDFNETGGEQGMAAFANTGRPFSALCCANDETAAGAMEYGRKLNLDLPNQLSVIGFDNIIVANYLYPRLTTIENPIMAMSQMAAKLMLKQVYQQKNGSIQHVFEPKVIMRDSLIRHTQ